A stretch of the Malus sylvestris chromosome 10, drMalSylv7.2, whole genome shotgun sequence genome encodes the following:
- the LOC126585943 gene encoding protein SULFUR DEFICIENCY-INDUCED 1-like: MEGSWKMNSCSTKGKKDDLYHVIHKVPAGDSPYVRAKHAQLVEKDPEAAIVLFWKAINARDRVDSALKDMAVVMKQLDRTGEAIEAIKSFRGLCSKQAQDSLDNVLIDLYKKYGKVDEQIDLLKRKLRLIYQGATFNGRPTKIARSHGKKFQVSVTQETSRLLGNLGWAYMQKGNYMMAEVVYRKAQMIDPDSNKACNLGLCLIKQGRHEEARLALEDVVHSRLPGSEESKLRKRADELLMELRSMNCLPKSLDVLSLDDDDFVKGLEQLMNEWGPFRSKRLPIFEEIS; the protein is encoded by the exons atggagGGAAGTTGGAAGATGAACAGCTGCAGCACAAAAGGGAAGAAAGATGATCTTTATCATGTTATTCACAAGGTTCCTGCTGGTGATAGTCCTTATGTTAGAGCCAAACATGCTCAG CTAGTTGAAAAGGACCCAGAGGCAGCAATAGTTTTGTTTtggaaggcaataaatgcaAGAGACAGAGTGGACAGTGCCCTAAAAGACATGGCTGTGGTGATGAAGCAATTGGACAGAACTGGGGAGGCCATTGAAGCTATCAAGTCCTTTAGAGGCCTTTGCTCCAAACAAGCCCAAGATTCACTTGACAATGTCCTCATTGACTTGTACAAGAAATATGGCAAAGTTGATGAGCAAATTGACTTGCTCAAGAGGAAGCTTAGGTTGATATACCAAGGCGCTACCTTCAACGGAAGACCAACTAAAATCGCCCGCTCTCATGGAAAGAAGTTCCAGGTTTCGGTTACGCAAGAGACCTCGAGATTACTG GGCAATTTGGGCTGGGCCTATATGCAGAAAGGTAACTACATGATGGCGGAGGTCGTGTATCGAAAGGCCCAAATGATTGACCCTGACTCGAACAAAGCATGTAATTTGGGTCTGTGCCTAATCAAACAAGGCCGACACGAAGAGGCCCGTTTGGCTCTCGAAGACGTGGTACACAGTAGACTTCCAGGATCCGAGGAGAGCAAGTTGAGGAAACGAGCGGACGAGTTGCTAATGGAGTTGAGGTCTATGAATTGTTTGCCAAAGTCATTGGATGTATTGAGCCtagatgatgatgattttgtgaaagGGCTTGAGCAGTTGATGAATGAATGGGGTCCGTTTAGATCTAAAAGGCTTCCCATCTTTGAAGAGATCTCTTAA